A genomic window from Bacteroidota bacterium includes:
- a CDS encoding histidine phosphatase family protein, which translates to MKTLYLIRHAKSSWNTEGLDDIDRHLSYRGYSDAHEMAKRLKNSIRESFIVSSPAVRALTTALIFSRHLDHDPSRIHIAKELYESDVNAYCNVIAGLPEEKHCILLFGHNPVITATANFFGGTELGDLPTCGIAGISFEEPAWKKISGSRGKLVLFDFPKNKINGK; encoded by the coding sequence TTGAAAACACTCTACCTCATCCGTCACGCAAAGTCTTCCTGGAATACTGAAGGGCTTGATGATATTGACCGTCATCTCAGTTATCGCGGTTATTCCGATGCGCATGAAATGGCGAAACGCCTTAAAAATTCCATTCGTGAATCTTTCATTGTGTCGAGTCCTGCTGTGCGGGCGCTCACTACTGCACTTATTTTTTCCCGGCATCTCGATCATGATCCTTCACGCATTCACATTGCCAAAGAACTTTATGAATCGGATGTGAATGCTTACTGTAATGTGATCGCCGGTCTTCCGGAAGAAAAACACTGCATCCTGCTTTTCGGCCATAACCCTGTGATCACAGCCACCGCTAATTTTTTTGGCGGAACAGAATTGGGAGATCTGCCCACGTGTGGCATTGCCGGAATTTCATTCGAAGAACCGGCCTGGAAAAAAATTTCGGGATCGCGTGGAAAACTCGTCCTCTTTGATTTTCCGAAAAATAAAATCAACGGGAAATGA
- a CDS encoding peptidoglycan DD-metalloendopeptidase family protein — protein MTANRSYSSKALRRIIKLPACIFLVAALVVTGASFVYAQKKKTKTKPKAEKLDKNSLQKKKASLQADIDLTDKLLKQTRRSKTLSLSQLVALNQKISAREALINEIGSEVNDISREITDDNSSIERLDTEVAQLKRDYANMIVFAYRNRNPYERMMFIFSSSDFNQAYLRMRYMQQVGEDRKIHAQEIGDTLLALNENKRDLEEQLAEKEALLDSQETEHHALAAEKDDKDKTFRDLQSKESQLKEDLDKKKKEKSDIDAAIQKMIADEAARAAASAAKSSSGNNSKSKNNDVPASKDAPPKLVLTPEAESLGNSFAGNQGALPWPVQQGSIISHFGKHEHPVLQGVMVNNNGIDIATTTDADARAVFDGEVTGVTNIAGSGWLVIVRHGEYLTVYAKLESVNVKQGDKVKTKQAIGKVSEDPDENQTVLHFEVWKSGVGKMDPEQWLMKSAH, from the coding sequence ATGACTGCAAACCGATCATACTCAAGCAAGGCCCTCCGGAGAATCATTAAACTCCCTGCCTGTATTTTTCTTGTCGCTGCTCTCGTGGTGACTGGTGCATCATTCGTGTATGCGCAGAAGAAAAAAACAAAAACAAAACCGAAAGCGGAAAAACTCGATAAGAATTCCCTGCAGAAAAAGAAAGCGAGTTTGCAGGCCGATATCGATCTCACTGATAAACTGCTGAAACAAACGCGGCGCTCGAAAACACTTTCGCTGAGCCAGCTTGTGGCGCTCAACCAGAAGATCTCCGCAAGAGAAGCACTCATAAATGAGATCGGTTCGGAAGTGAATGATATTTCCAGAGAGATCACTGACGACAATAGTTCAATCGAACGGCTCGACACGGAAGTTGCGCAGCTGAAACGCGATTATGCAAACATGATCGTTTTCGCTTACCGCAACCGGAATCCGTACGAACGCATGATGTTTATTTTTTCTTCATCCGATTTCAACCAGGCGTACCTGCGTATGCGCTACATGCAGCAGGTGGGCGAAGACCGGAAAATACATGCGCAGGAAATCGGGGATACATTGCTTGCGCTCAATGAAAATAAACGTGATCTCGAAGAGCAACTTGCAGAAAAAGAAGCGCTGCTCGATTCGCAGGAAACAGAACATCATGCACTCGCCGCAGAAAAAGATGATAAGGATAAAACTTTCCGCGACCTTCAATCGAAAGAATCGCAATTGAAAGAAGATCTTGATAAAAAGAAAAAAGAGAAATCAGATATCGACGCTGCCATTCAGAAAATGATCGCTGATGAGGCAGCGCGCGCTGCGGCAAGTGCAGCAAAATCTTCTTCAGGAAATAATTCCAAATCGAAAAATAATGATGTCCCCGCTTCAAAAGATGCTCCACCGAAATTGGTGCTCACACCCGAAGCAGAAAGTCTCGGCAATAGTTTCGCCGGAAACCAGGGCGCACTTCCCTGGCCGGTGCAGCAGGGATCCATCATTTCTCATTTCGGAAAACATGAGCATCCTGTTCTGCAGGGCGTGATGGTGAATAACAACGGGATCGATATTGCAACTACAACTGATGCCGATGCGCGTGCGGTTTTCGACGGAGAAGTTACCGGCGTCACCAACATCGCCGGATCGGGATGGCTGGTGATCGTTCGTCACGGAGAATATTTAACTGTTTATGCAAAATTAGAATCGGTGAATGTAAAACAGGGCGATAAAGTGAAAACAAAACAAGCGATCGGAAAAGTTTCTGAAGACCCGGATGAAAATCAAACGGTATTGCATTTTGAAGTGTGGAAAAGCGGCGTTGGAAAAATGGATCCGGAACAATGGCTGATGAAATCGGCGCACTGA
- a CDS encoding DUF4292 domain-containing protein, giving the protein MKNILPLSLTFLLALVLCTTSSCKRKKKNTTQVTPDTTSQTTVDNCHMDRRAPKSLIASMRSKEFDFVWMSAKLNCEASDDSSTTSFNVMLRMKKDSAIWMNVTDPVIGISVARAYITRDSVKFMQFLPQQKCFAGDFAILSSMLQIDVDFDMMQSLLIGNSASFYEEDEKLKSSVNEQSCNYVLSTIRKRKLKKALEAQKPPDDPFQTISLDPSTFKIMRILFVDAKNRTFTADYSEFSKEDTLSFPHHEIFFGRSESASAQLDVVFKRITLNQPLEFPFSFPDDCKPIILKQGPPENH; this is encoded by the coding sequence ATGAAAAATATTCTGCCCCTCTCACTTACTTTTCTGCTGGCACTGGTCCTATGCACTACTTCTTCGTGCAAACGAAAGAAAAAAAATACTACGCAGGTTACACCGGATACAACATCGCAAACGACGGTCGATAATTGTCACATGGATCGCCGCGCACCAAAATCGCTCATCGCTTCCATGCGCAGTAAAGAATTCGATTTTGTGTGGATGAGTGCAAAATTAAATTGTGAAGCATCGGACGACAGTTCCACTACAAGTTTCAATGTCATGCTGCGAATGAAAAAAGACAGCGCGATCTGGATGAATGTTACCGATCCTGTCATCGGAATTTCTGTTGCGCGCGCATACATAACGCGCGATTCCGTGAAGTTCATGCAGTTTCTTCCGCAGCAGAAATGTTTCGCCGGCGATTTTGCCATTCTCAGTTCCATGCTGCAGATCGATGTGGATTTCGATATGATGCAGTCGTTGCTCATTGGCAACAGCGCTTCATTTTACGAAGAAGATGAAAAACTGAAATCGTCGGTGAATGAACAAAGCTGTAATTATGTGCTGAGCACGATCCGCAAGCGAAAACTGAAAAAAGCGCTCGAAGCACAAAAACCGCCGGACGATCCTTTCCAGACAATATCACTCGACCCTTCTACGTTTAAAATCATGCGGATACTGTTCGTCGATGCAAAGAACAGAACTTTTACAGCCGATTACAGCGAGTTTTCAAAAGAAGATACTTTGTCTTTCCCGCATCACGAGATTTTTTTCGGACGCAGTGAATCAGCTTCAGCGCAACTTGATGTTGTTTTCAAACGTATTACACTGAATCAACCACTCGAATTCCCATTCTCTTTTCCCGATGACTGCAAACCGATCATACTCAAGCAAGGCCCTCCGGAGAATCATTAA
- a CDS encoding tetratricopeptide repeat protein: MRFFIYIFFLIVLASCNVMGHGPKKKKNDEAGFSNPTAQRHDPITVKQSLLEETFTAGLIQKSIGNPAQALVSFQTVLKMDPKCGAADYEIAGIMQQQGNFSDAVQYAKNAVDNDPQNKWYDFRYGELLEANGRHDESIKIFKDLSDKDPMNTDLLFRLADEQKRAGKYDDALKTYNKIQSIEGISDTLANEKIALFEITGNKEAEKSTLETLVKYFPTKENYARIVDFKEKNHLDYEFDLVDWQKNYPNDIRPQLKIAELEMHSDALSDRPRGFELAMNAFQFYPEGENEKIKFLAKNYPISDSTHITGEKKKQADSLCAILRKIYPDDPGSFYISGDYFYNEGQLDKAVKNYSKAIVLGETEYLPWKRTMEIYFSESAYDSAQKYCNKALEIFPLQPDPYYFLGSIFYAKKEFKKAASYLQSGLDMAPGDVLLNERMGDTQYRLDNADAAMTFWKKAKDGGGKGEALERKIRTGKMEDKE, translated from the coding sequence ATGCGTTTTTTCATTTACATTTTCTTTTTGATCGTGCTTGCATCATGCAATGTGATGGGGCATGGGCCGAAAAAGAAAAAGAATGATGAAGCAGGTTTCTCGAATCCAACAGCGCAACGCCACGATCCCATCACGGTGAAGCAATCGCTTCTCGAAGAAACTTTCACAGCGGGACTCATCCAGAAATCGATCGGCAATCCTGCGCAAGCGCTCGTGAGTTTCCAGACCGTGCTCAAAATGGATCCGAAATGCGGCGCTGCAGATTATGAGATCGCGGGAATCATGCAGCAGCAGGGAAATTTTTCTGATGCGGTGCAGTATGCAAAAAATGCGGTGGACAATGATCCCCAGAATAAATGGTACGATTTCCGCTATGGAGAATTGCTTGAAGCGAACGGGCGCCACGACGAATCCATAAAAATTTTCAAAGATCTTTCGGACAAAGATCCAATGAATACCGACCTGCTTTTCCGTTTGGCGGATGAACAGAAACGCGCCGGCAAATATGATGATGCTTTGAAAACTTATAATAAGATCCAATCCATAGAGGGAATTTCAGATACGCTGGCGAATGAAAAGATCGCGCTGTTTGAGATCACAGGTAACAAAGAAGCTGAAAAAAGCACGCTGGAAACTTTGGTGAAATATTTTCCGACGAAAGAAAACTACGCCCGCATTGTGGATTTCAAGGAAAAAAATCATCTGGATTATGAATTTGATCTTGTGGATTGGCAAAAGAATTATCCCAATGATATCCGTCCACAATTGAAAATAGCAGAACTCGAAATGCACTCTGATGCACTTAGTGATCGCCCGAGAGGATTTGAACTGGCAATGAATGCTTTTCAATTTTATCCCGAAGGTGAAAATGAAAAAATAAAATTCCTGGCAAAAAATTATCCCATTTCCGATTCCACACACATTACCGGCGAGAAAAAAAAGCAGGCCGATTCACTCTGCGCCATTCTCAGGAAAATTTACCCCGACGATCCCGGATCATTTTACATCAGCGGAGATTATTTCTACAACGAAGGGCAATTGGATAAGGCTGTGAAAAATTATTCGAAGGCCATTGTACTTGGAGAAACCGAATACCTGCCCTGGAAAAGAACTATGGAAATTTATTTTTCTGAAAGCGCTTATGATTCTGCACAGAAATATTGTAATAAAGCGCTGGAAATTTTTCCGCTCCAGCCCGATCCTTATTATTTTCTCGGAAGTATTTTCTACGCGAAAAAAGAATTTAAAAAAGCAGCGAGCTATCTTCAGTCGGGACTGGATATGGCTCCCGGTGATGTTCTGCTCAATGAACGCATGGGCGATACGCAATACCGGCTCGATAACGCCGATGCTGCAATGACCTTCTGGAAAAAAGCAAAAGACGGCGGCGGCAAAGGAGAAGCGCTGGAACGGAAGATCCGAACCGGAAAAATGGAAGACAAAGAATAA
- a CDS encoding nucleotidyltransferase, with translation MKIIIPMAGMGKRMRPHTLTVPKPLIPVAGKPIVQRLAEDIAVVCNEPLEEIAFIIGPLFGKEVEQMLRDIATKLGAKATITYQEEALGTAHAILCAKESLEGKVVVAFADTLFKADFKLDSSKEGIIWVQKINDPRMFGVVKVNANDEITDFIEKPQQFVSDLAIIGIYYFRDGKNLRNELQYLLDNNIRDKGEYQLTNALENMKNKGLKFSPGKVTEWLDCGNKDATVFTNQRVLEFRRNEKGLVSSSLNSVNSKIIPPCFIGENVKLENATIGPHVSLGDNTSVANSVIENSIILSGSKISHSEIRNSMIGNHAEVDHVHGDVSLGDYNVLKLS, from the coding sequence ATGAAAATAATTATCCCGATGGCGGGCATGGGAAAACGGATGCGCCCGCATACACTCACCGTTCCGAAACCGCTCATACCGGTTGCCGGAAAACCTATTGTGCAACGGCTGGCAGAAGATATTGCCGTGGTGTGCAATGAACCGCTGGAAGAAATTGCTTTCATCATCGGCCCTTTGTTCGGAAAAGAAGTGGAGCAAATGCTGCGCGATATTGCGACTAAACTGGGCGCCAAAGCAACCATCACTTACCAGGAAGAAGCGCTGGGCACTGCGCACGCGATCCTATGCGCGAAAGAATCGCTCGAAGGAAAAGTTGTCGTTGCGTTTGCTGATACACTTTTCAAGGCAGATTTTAAACTTGATTCATCAAAAGAAGGAATCATCTGGGTGCAGAAAATCAATGATCCGCGTATGTTCGGCGTAGTGAAAGTGAATGCGAATGATGAGATCACCGATTTCATTGAGAAGCCGCAGCAATTTGTAAGTGACCTCGCCATCATCGGGATCTATTATTTCCGCGATGGAAAAAATCTGCGTAATGAATTGCAATATCTTCTCGACAACAACATCCGCGACAAAGGCGAATACCAGTTGACGAATGCGCTCGAGAATATGAAGAACAAAGGCCTGAAATTTTCGCCGGGAAAAGTTACCGAGTGGCTCGATTGTGGAAATAAAGATGCAACCGTTTTCACCAATCAGCGTGTGCTGGAATTCCGCCGGAATGAAAAAGGACTTGTGTCATCTTCTTTGAATTCGGTGAACAGTAAAATTATTCCGCCGTGTTTCATTGGAGAAAATGTGAAACTGGAAAACGCCACCATAGGCCCGCATGTTTCTCTCGGCGACAATACCAGTGTTGCGAATTCCGTTATTGAAAACAGCATCATCCTCTCCGGTTCGAAAATCTCGCATTCAGAAATACGGAATTCCATGATTGGGAATCACGCGGAGGTTGATCATGTGCATGGCGATGTTTCACTCGGCGATTATAATGTTTTAAAACTTTCGTAA
- the dut gene encoding dUTP diphosphatase — MLKVPVVNKSKHELPSYSTPHSAGLDLRANLDVPVTLAPLGRAPIPTGLFIELPIGYEAQIRPRSGLAAKNGISVLNSPGTIDADYRGEIKVILVNLSNVPFIVNDGERIAQMVIAKHEQISWMPTENLASSERGDGGFGHTGTK, encoded by the coding sequence ATGCTGAAAGTCCCCGTCGTCAACAAATCCAAACACGAACTCCCTTCGTATTCCACACCACATTCTGCCGGGCTGGATCTTCGCGCAAATCTTGACGTGCCCGTTACGCTTGCACCACTCGGGCGCGCACCCATTCCCACGGGACTCTTCATTGAATTGCCAATTGGTTACGAAGCACAGATCCGGCCGAGAAGCGGACTTGCTGCGAAGAATGGAATTTCTGTTTTGAATTCTCCCGGTACGATCGACGCTGATTATCGCGGCGAAATAAAAGTGATCCTTGTGAATTTATCCAATGTTCCATTCATTGTAAACGACGGAGAACGTATTGCACAAATGGTCATCGCAAAACATGAACAGATAAGCTGGATGCCGACAGAAAATCTTGCTTCCTCTGAAAGAGGAGACGGAGGATTCGGACATACAGGAACGAAATAA
- a CDS encoding polysaccharide biosynthesis C-terminal domain-containing protein: MSATPLKRLAGQTAVYGLPTIVGRMLNYALVPFFTYIFGKPADFGLNIEFYAYISFLNILFTYGMETGLFNFSVSEPDKNLVYSTALRSLVVSTIVLSIPFLIFAPSLASLLRYPGHGEFILWAILIVGTDALTAIPFAKLREENKAKRFARIKMLNIAVQLLLNLFFVGVCKFYHEKHPGSFLGNLYDPQIGIAYAFVANLAANIISILFLLPEMLRIRYGFDLSLWKRMMTYSLPLLIVGFGGMTNETMDRILLKYMLPANIAESQVGIYGACYKISILMTLFVMAFRYAAEPFFFSRQKDKDAHTMYGKVMTWFVIFCLLIFLGTTLNISWIKYFVGKEYRAGLPVVPILLLANLFLGMYFNLSIWYKLTGRTKFGMWLTLFGAAITLLLNFLWIPSANIYYGGYMGSAWATLICYASMMVLSYFVGQKYYRVDYDVFRVLAYLSFAIGLFFAGKYLPLSSHFADLCVKNLLIIFYIAVVVLIEKPQRFIRRNTSSPDPKS; encoded by the coding sequence ATGAGCGCAACTCCTCTCAAGCGTCTTGCAGGACAAACAGCAGTTTACGGACTTCCCACCATTGTGGGGCGCATGCTCAATTATGCGCTCGTTCCTTTTTTCACTTACATCTTCGGTAAGCCGGCCGATTTCGGACTGAACATTGAATTCTACGCTTACATTTCTTTCCTGAATATTCTTTTCACTTACGGAATGGAAACGGGGCTGTTTAATTTTTCCGTGAGTGAGCCGGATAAAAATCTTGTTTACTCTACTGCGCTCCGTTCACTGGTGGTTTCCACAATTGTACTGAGCATTCCCTTCCTGATTTTTGCGCCATCGCTTGCGTCGCTATTACGTTATCCCGGCCACGGTGAATTTATTCTGTGGGCCATTCTCATTGTGGGAACAGATGCGCTCACGGCAATTCCATTTGCAAAATTGCGTGAAGAAAATAAAGCGAAAAGATTTGCACGCATAAAAATGCTGAACATCGCCGTCCAGTTGTTGCTGAATTTATTTTTTGTAGGCGTTTGCAAATTCTATCACGAAAAACATCCGGGATCTTTCCTCGGAAATCTTTACGATCCGCAGATCGGGATTGCTTATGCGTTCGTCGCCAACCTTGCTGCAAATATTATTTCCATTTTGTTTTTACTCCCGGAAATGCTCCGCATCCGTTACGGTTTCGATCTTTCTCTCTGGAAACGCATGATGACGTATTCTCTTCCACTGCTCATTGTAGGATTCGGCGGAATGACGAATGAAACGATGGATCGCATTCTTCTCAAATACATGTTGCCGGCAAATATTGCTGAATCGCAGGTGGGAATTTACGGCGCGTGTTACAAGATCTCGATCCTGATGACGCTTTTTGTAATGGCGTTCCGTTATGCGGCTGAGCCGTTCTTTTTCTCGAGGCAAAAAGATAAAGATGCGCACACGATGTATGGCAAAGTAATGACCTGGTTCGTGATCTTCTGCCTGCTCATCTTCCTCGGCACGACGCTGAATATTTCCTGGATAAAATATTTTGTGGGAAAAGAATATCGCGCCGGGTTGCCGGTGGTGCCCATTCTTCTGCTTGCAAATTTATTTCTTGGAATGTATTTCAATCTTTCCATCTGGTACAAACTCACCGGAAGAACGAAATTCGGAATGTGGCTTACGCTTTTCGGCGCGGCGATCACGCTGTTGCTTAATTTTCTCTGGATTCCTTCTGCGAATATTTATTACGGCGGGTACATGGGATCGGCGTGGGCAACACTCATCTGTTATGCTTCGATGATGGTGCTTTCCTATTTTGTTGGACAGAAATATTACCGCGTCGATTACGATGTGTTCCGTGTGCTGGCTTATCTCTCATTCGCGATCGGGCTTTTTTTCGCAGGAAAATATCTTCCGCTTTCTTCTCACTTTGCTGACCTGTGTGTAAAAAACCTGCTGATCATTTTTTACATCGCGGTAGTTGTGCTCATTGAAAAACCACAGCGATTCATTCGCAGAAACACTTCTTCACCCGATCCAAAATCCTGA
- a CDS encoding enoyl-CoA hydratase/isomerase family protein, whose protein sequence is MNFPNLITTLENGIYTVILNRPDKLNALNKALLADLESAMHYAVTENAVKGVIITGAGPKAFVAGADISEFVGLDAKGGAEFAQKGQKIFKSIELCPKPVIAAVNGYALGGGCELAMACHMRIAAESAKFGQPEVNLGLIPGYGGTQRLTMHIGRGRATEVLMTGDIIDAKDAYRVGLCNYLVPNDQLIPKCEEILRKIFTKAPFAVSEIVKCVDAHYTDGVDGFKYEVDSFSRCCGTSDFAEGTTSFMEKRKPDFKGK, encoded by the coding sequence ATGAACTTTCCAAACCTGATCACCACGCTCGAGAACGGAATTTATACGGTCATTCTCAATCGCCCGGATAAACTCAATGCGCTGAATAAAGCGTTGCTTGCCGACCTGGAAAGTGCGATGCATTATGCCGTAACAGAAAATGCAGTGAAAGGCGTGATCATTACCGGCGCAGGACCGAAAGCATTTGTTGCAGGTGCAGATATTTCCGAATTCGTTGGCCTCGATGCAAAAGGCGGAGCGGAGTTCGCGCAGAAAGGGCAGAAAATTTTTAAATCAATTGAACTTTGTCCGAAGCCGGTGATCGCTGCCGTAAACGGTTATGCACTCGGTGGCGGGTGCGAACTTGCCATGGCGTGCCACATGCGCATTGCAGCCGAAAGCGCAAAATTCGGTCAGCCCGAAGTGAATCTCGGACTCATTCCGGGTTATGGCGGAACACAACGCCTCACGATGCACATTGGCCGCGGCCGCGCAACAGAAGTGCTCATGACCGGCGATATCATTGACGCGAAAGATGCTTACCGCGTGGGCCTGTGCAATTATCTTGTGCCAAATGATCAGCTCATTCCCAAATGCGAAGAGATCCTGAGAAAAATATTTACCAAAGCGCCATTCGCAGTTTCAGAAATTGTAAAATGTGTGGATGCGCATTACACCGATGGTGTGGACGGATTCAAATATGAAGTAGATTCATTCTCGCGCTGCTGCGGAACTTCTGATTTTGCTGAAGGAACAACATCCTTCATGGAAAAAAGAAAACCGGATTTCAAAGGGAAATGA